GAGCGGACCTCGCTCAAGGGGGCCCGCGATCCACCGGACGAACCCGCGGGAGTTCTGTCCGGAGTCCTCGGCGAAGCCCGGCTCCAGCCCCACCGCACCGCATTGAGTGCACCGCAAGTTGTTCATTGAGGGAGTGTAATGAGCGACTGCGGGAGCCGATGAGCAGGCCCCCGGGCGCGACCCTGCTCATCGGCTGCCGCGTACCGTTCGCCAACTCCCGCGACGGGAGCCGCAGTTCGGCAGCGCTGCCACAAATGGGCGGCGGCAGAAGGGCGTTCCGCACTTCGGCACCGAACTCAGGGCGCCGCCGACCGACTTGCTCGGGCCGATCCGCCGGCGCTTGTCCAGGCCGACCGACCCACGCGGTCTCTCCCGCTACCGGTTCTCAGACACCCACGCCGAAGTCGGCGGCGATCCCCGCCAGTCCGGACGCGTAACCCTGGCCGACCGCGCGGAACTTCCACTCCGCACCGTTGCGGTACAGCTCGCCGAAGACCATCGCGGTCTCGGTCGACGCGTCCTCGGACAGGTCGTAGCGGGCGAGTTCGGCGCCGCCGGCCTGGTTGACGACGCGGATGAAGGCGTTGCGGACCTGGCCGAAGGACTGCTGGCGGTTCTCGCCGTCGTGGATCGAGACCGGGAAGACGATCTTGTCGACCTCGGCCGGTACGGCGGCGAGGTCCACCTTGATGGACTCGTCGTCGCCCTCGCCCTCACCGGTGGTGTTGTCGCCGGTGTGCTCCACCGAACCCTCGGGGCTCTTGAGGTTGTTGTAGAAGACGAAGTGCTGGTCGGAGAGGACCTTGCCCGAGGCGTTGAGCAGCAGCGCCGAGGCGTCCAGGTCGAAGTCGGTGCCGGTCGTGGTGCGCACGTCCCAGCCCAGGCCGACCAGCACCGCAGTGAGCCCCGGCGCCTCCTTGCTCAGCGAAACGTTGCCACCCTTGGACAGGGAAACACCCATGACTCATTCCTCCACACGTACCGACGGTCCGGGTCCGCGGCACGGACCCGAAATTGAATCTACAACACTGTAGAAATAATCGACGGGGACGGAACGGTGCGGCCGAGTACGGTGCCGCCGAGCAGTGCCCCGTCGATACGATGGGACGATCGCGACCCCGCGGCGGCGCAGTGGCAAACAGGAGGGAGACGGAGCGTGGCGAGACCGGATCCGCGCCCTCAGCGGCGCGCCCAGGGCGAGTTGGAGACGCAGGTGCTCACCGTCCTGCGCACGGCCGACGCACCGGTGACCGCGGCCTGGGTGCAGGAGCGCCTGGACGCCGAACTCGCGTACACGACCGTGATGACCGTGCTGAGCCGGCTGCTGGAGAAGCAGGCGGTGACCCGCGTACGGGAGGGCCGCTCGTTCGCCTGGTCGCCGGCCGCGGACGAGGCGGGACTCGCCGCGCTGAAGATGCGCAAGGTGCTCGATCGCGAACAGGACCGCCGGGCGGTGCTGGCCAGCTTCATCACCGCCCTTCCGGAGGACGACGAGCAGTTGCTGCGCGACCTGCTGGACCAGGCCGGCGACGAGTCGGCGGGCTGACGGCCCGTGGGCGTCTTCGTCTTCCTGCCGCTCGTCCTGCCGTTGACGGCCTGGCCGATCGCCCACCTGGCCACCCAGCACCTCCATCCCCGCACCGCCACAGGCCTGTTGAGCGCGATGGCCGCCGTCATGGCGCTGTGCAGCACGCTGTGCCTGGGCCTGCTGATGGTGGTCGGTACAGCCCAACTCCCGGGCAATCCGCTGCCGGACGGCTGGTCGGACCCCGAGGTGCGGGAGAGCGTGCCCCACGACGAGATCGTGGGCAAGGCCGCGATCCCCGTCCTCCTCGCCGTGGTCATGGGCTGCGGCCGAACTCTGTTGCGCCACTGGCGAGTTCGGCGCCGGGCCCATGCGGCACTCGCCGGACTGCGCGACACATCGGTCGCGGTCCTCCCCGACGACGAGCCGTACGCCTACGCGCTCCCCGCCGGACCACGCGACCGCATCGTGGTGACCACCGCTCTGCTCGCCTGCCTCGACTCCCGTGAACGCCAAGCCCTGTTCGCCCACGAGCGGGCCCACCTCACGGCCCGGCACCACCGCCACCTGCTGATCGTCCAACTGGCCGCCCGCGCCAACCCGTTCCTGCTGCCGCTGCGTACGGCGGTCTCCTACGTCACGGAGCGCTGGGCGGACGAGGAGGCCGCCCGGTCCGTCGGCAGCCGGAGAGCCGTCGCCCGTGCGATCGGCAAGGCGGCGCTCGTCTCCCGGGGTACGCCGGCACCGACGCTCGCGGCCATTGCTGCGCCGGGTCCCCTCCCTCGTAGGGTCGCCGCCCTGCTGGCCCCGCCACCCCCGGCGCGCACCTGGCCACCGCTGTTCACCGCCGTGGGTCTCGCGCTCTGGAGCGCGGCGGCGGGTGCCGCGCTGTCCGCGACGTTCTCGGCGAACTCGGCCGTGACCCTGCTGCTGCTCCTGCACGCGGCGACCCCGCTCTAGGCAGCGGGTCCGCACGGGGCGCGGGTCGTAGAGTCCGGCACGTCCCTCTCATGGCCGAAAGGACTCAACTCCCGTCGGCCACAGCGCTGTTGCGCTCGAAGAGACCGGATCACTGGCCCACCTCGTGCGGCTCCTCCGTCACGCTCTCCAGTTCGCCTGCCGTGTCAGCCGTAGGTGCTGGCCTGTGTCGCCACCCGGTCAGGCGGGTGGCCAGGGGCTCGGTGTAGCGGGCGGTGAGCGGGCCGACGATGACCAGGATCAGCACGTAAGCGGTGGCCAGGGGGCCGAGGGAGGGTTCGATGCCGGCGGTGACGGCGAGGCCGGCGATGACGATGGAGAACTCGCCCCGGGCGACCAGCGTGCCGCCCGCCCGCCAGCGGCCCTTCGCCGAGATCCCCGCGCGCCGGGCCGCCCAGTACCCCGTGGCGATCTTCGTGCCGGCGGTGACGACCGCCAGAGCCAGCGCTGGCAGCAGGACCGGCGGGATGCTCGCCGGGTCGGTGTGCAGGCCGAAGAAGACGAAGAACACGGCGGCGAACAGGTCCCGCAGCGGGGAGAGCAGGTTGTGCGCGCCCTCCGCGGCCTCTCCGGACAGGGCGATGCCGACCAGGAACGCGCCCACGGCGGCCGAGACCTGGAGCTGCTGGGCGAGCCCTGCCACCAGCAGGGTCAGGCCCAGGACGACCAGCAGCAGCTTCTCCGGGTCGTCGCTGGAGACGAAGCGGGAGATGTGGCGGCCGTAGCGGACCGCGACGAGCAGGACGAGTGCCGCGGCGCCGAGCGCGACGGCCAGGGTGAGGCTGCCCGCCGCGAGGCCCGTGCCGGCCAGCAGGGCGGTGATGATCGGCAGGTAGACGGCCATGGAGAGGTCTTCCAGGACCAGGACGCTGAGGATGACGGGGGTCTCGCGGTTGCCGAGGCGGCCCAGGTCGCCGAGGACCTTGGCGATGACACCGGAGGAGGAGATCCAGGTGACCCCGGCCAGCACCACCGCGGCGACCGGTCCCCAGCCGAGCAGCAGCGCCATGGCTGCGCCGGGCAGCGCGTTGAGGGCGGCGTCGACGAGACCGGCGGTGTACTGGGTCTTGAGGTTGGAGACGAGATCGCTGGCCGAGTACTCCAGGCCGAGCATCAACAGCAGCAGGATGACGCCGATCTCGGCGCCGATGGCGACGAACTCCTCGCTCGTGCCCAAGGGGAGCAAACCGCCCTCGCCGAAGGCCAGTCCGGCCAGCAGATAGAGGGGTATCGGGGAGAACTGGAAACGCGCGGCGAACCGGCCCAGCAGTCCCAGGGCCAGGATGATCGCGCCGAACTCGATCAGGAACCTCGCGGAGGAATGCACCGGTTCACTCCCGCCCGAGTATCGCCGCGGCCGCCTCGACGCCCTCGCGCGTGCCGATCACGATCAGGGTGTCCCCGCCGGCCAGCCGGAAGTCCGGCGTGGGAGACGGCACGGCCTCGGCCCGGCGCAGTACGGCCACGATCGAGACGCCGGTCTCGGTGCGCATCCGGGTCTCGCCCAGTACCCGGCCGTTCCAGTACGAGAGCGCCGACAGCGCGACGCGCTCCGCGACCAGCCCGAGTTCCGTGGTGGACAGCAGATTCGGGCTGTGGTGCGAGGGCAGCAGGGCGTCGATGAGCGCCGTGGTCTCCCCCGCCGTCAGCCGCACCGACAGGGCGCAGGCGTCCGGGTCGTCCGTGCGGTACGCGTTCAGCGTGCGCTCGCCGTCCCGGTGCGCGACCACCGAGACACGACGCCGCTCACGCGTCGTCAGGTCGTACCGGACCCCGATCCCTGGCAACGGCGTACTGCTCACGCGTGGAGTACCCATGTGTGTCTCCCTGTCCTCTCTGTCGGAATCCGATGCGCTGTCCCACTCCGATCGTGTCAGCCGCGGGAGTCGGCGTGATCAGGAGGGGTGAGTCGGTATCCGTTGAGAGGGGAGACGCCTACGCCATGCCGGTCACGGCGCGCCCCGGGACGTGGCGCGCGGAGCGGCGGACCAGCTCACCGCCGACTGCTGGTCCGGCTCCTCCCGGCGGCACGAGGGGGCCGGTGTCGGGTGGGCCTCGGACGTGCCGGACGTGGCCGTCCGGCGGCTGAGCACCATCGCCAACACCGCTGTCAGGGCGGCGAGTTCGGTACGGGTCGGCGTGCCGCGCCGTACGGTCAGCAGCACGGCGGCCGGCCCGTCGGCGCTCACTGCGGCTGGTTCCCGTGCTTGCGGCTGGGCAGCGGGACGTGCTTGGCGCGGAGCATGGCGAGCGCGTCGACGAGGCGCGCGGGTCTCCGCCGGGTCGATCACGTCGTCGACGAGGCCGCGCTCGACGGCGTGGTACGGATGCATCAGCTGGGCCCGGTACTCCTCCATGTACTGCTCGCGGGCGACCTCCGGATCAGGGGCGGCGGCGATCTCCCGGCGGAAGACCACGTCAGCGGCGCCTTCCGCGCCCATCCCGATGTCGAGGACGCCGGCCAGCGAGGAGGGCTGGTTGGCGACGATGCCCACGACCTGGCCGTCGAGCCGGGCGAGCGCGCAGAGCGGGTCCGCGGAGTCATCGGCCGCGGCCCGGACTGCGGCCGGATCGTCCGCGCGCACTGCGTCGTCGGGTCGGACGGCCGCTACTCGAAGGTCCGGCAGCTCGCGGACCTGCCGTACGACCGGATCGGCGCCTTCGACCAGGACGTGCTGTGGTTCAAGCTCCCCGCCGGGGACGCCCTTCCTCGGGACGTGCGGATCTTCCGGGCGGGCGGCAACCCCGCCCTCGCGTACGCGTCCTACCCGGACGGCATCCAGATCGGCTGGACCCTGCCGCACAAGGGGGTACCGGGAGCTTGCGTCGCACGGCCTCGAACATGTCAAGGAGCAGCTGAGCAGGGCCGTACCGGAGCAGACGGGGCGGTGCGGCCGGGCCTGCTCCTCATCGGGGACAGCGCGCACACGCACGGGCCGATCGGCGCCCAGGGCATCAATCTGGCGATCCAGGACGCGGTGGCGGCGCATCCCACGCTCATGTCGTCGCTGCGCTCCGGCGACGACGGCACCGGACCGCTTCGGGAGTACGTCACGAGCCGCGGGCGGGACGTCCGGCGGATCATGAAGATCCAGCGGATGCAGAGCAAGGTGATGCTGTCGACCGGGGGTTCCTC
This window of the Streptomyces sp. N50 genome carries:
- a CDS encoding BlaI/MecI/CopY family transcriptional regulator, which codes for MARPDPRPQRRAQGELETQVLTVLRTADAPVTAAWVQERLDAELAYTTVMTVLSRLLEKQAVTRVREGRSFAWSPAADEAGLAALKMRKVLDREQDRRAVLASFITALPEDDEQLLRDLLDQAGDESAG
- a CDS encoding TerD family protein, whose product is MGVSLSKGGNVSLSKEAPGLTAVLVGLGWDVRTTTGTDFDLDASALLLNASGKVLSDQHFVFYNNLKSPEGSVEHTGDNTTGEGEGDDESIKVDLAAVPAEVDKIVFPVSIHDGENRQQSFGQVRNAFIRVVNQAGGAELARYDLSEDASTETAMVFGELYRNGAEWKFRAVGQGYASGLAGIAADFGVGV
- a CDS encoding acyl-CoA carboxylase epsilon subunit translates to MSADGPAAVLLTVRRGTPTRTELAALTAVLAMVLSRRTATSGTSEAHPTPAPSCRREEPDQQSAVSWSAAPRATSRGAP
- a CDS encoding M56 family metallopeptidase; this translates as MGVFVFLPLVLPLTAWPIAHLATQHLHPRTATGLLSAMAAVMALCSTLCLGLLMVVGTAQLPGNPLPDGWSDPEVRESVPHDEIVGKAAIPVLLAVVMGCGRTLLRHWRVRRRAHAALAGLRDTSVAVLPDDEPYAYALPAGPRDRIVVTTALLACLDSRERQALFAHERAHLTARHHRHLLIVQLAARANPFLLPLRTAVSYVTERWADEEAARSVGSRRAVARAIGKAALVSRGTPAPTLAAIAAPGPLPRRVAALLAPPPPARTWPPLFTAVGLALWSAAAGAALSATFSANSAVTLLLLLHAATPL
- a CDS encoding cation:proton antiporter regulatory subunit, which encodes MGTPRVSSTPLPGIGVRYDLTTRERRRVSVVAHRDGERTLNAYRTDDPDACALSVRLTAGETTALIDALLPSHHSPNLLSTTELGLVAERVALSALSYWNGRVLGETRMRTETGVSIVAVLRRAEAVPSPTPDFRLAGGDTLIVIGTREGVEAAAAILGRE
- a CDS encoding cation:proton antiporter, coding for MHSSARFLIEFGAIILALGLLGRFAARFQFSPIPLYLLAGLAFGEGGLLPLGTSEEFVAIGAEIGVILLLLMLGLEYSASDLVSNLKTQYTAGLVDAALNALPGAAMALLLGWGPVAAVVLAGVTWISSSGVIAKVLGDLGRLGNRETPVILSVLVLEDLSMAVYLPIITALLAGTGLAAGSLTLAVALGAAALVLLVAVRYGRHISRFVSSDDPEKLLLVVLGLTLLVAGLAQQLQVSAAVGAFLVGIALSGEAAEGAHNLLSPLRDLFAAVFFVFFGLHTDPASIPPVLLPALALAVVTAGTKIATGYWAARRAGISAKGRWRAGGTLVARGEFSIVIAGLAVTAGIEPSLGPLATAYVLILVIVGPLTARYTEPLATRLTGWRHRPAPTADTAGELESVTEEPHEVGQ